A segment of the candidate division WOR-3 bacterium genome:
TGGGACGGGGTGAAAACAGTCGGGTAATTGCCTCTTTGAATAAAAAGAAGATAATGATTATCAAAACTGAGGCATTAAACAGGGCGGCGATAATCTCTGCCCGTTTATAACCAAAGGTTTTTTGTACGGTGCTTTTGCGCTGTCCAAGTTGGAAGGCAAAATAACTTATCAGGATTGCAATCCCATCGCTGAAATTATGTAATGCATCCGAGATTAATGAGAGACTGTTTGATAGCAGACCCCCAATTACTTCGGCAATGGTGATAAAAAAATTCAAGAAAATTACAAAGATAATGTTGCGGGCATTGATTTCGTGATTATGGTGACTACTCATTAAGAGATTATATTCCAATTTGTTGGATGGTCAAGGAGATATATGCAAAACAATGAAAACCTTGCACTATCAAAATATTTTACTATAATTGATGTATGCGTGAGATTATTACAATCATTGGTCCGACTGCGGTTGGCAAGACTGAGATTGCTATTAAAATTGCCGAATACTTCAATGGCGAGATAATATCTGCAGATTCAAGGCAGGTTTATAAATACTTAAACATTGGAACTGCCAAGCCAACACAAGAGCAGAGAAAAAGGGTAATTTTTCATTTGATTGATTTTTTGGAGCTCGACCAAAACTATTCCTGTGGTCAATTTGCCCGTGATGCGGAGCGCTTGATTGAGGAAATTACTGCTCAGGGTAAAATGCCCGTTGTGTGTGGGGGAACTGGTTTATATATTCGGGCATTATTCAATCCCCTGCATCAATTACCGCGGGCGGACAAAGAATTAAAAGAGCAATTGCAAAATATGCTAAAAGAAAAGGGGCTTGAATATCTTTATAAAGAACTACTTGCTGTTGACCCAGAATGGGCAAGAAGGGTTGGTCCCCACGATAAACAACGTATCCTGAGGGGTCTTGAGGTATATGAGATTACCAAAAAACCTTTGAGCGAATTGATTAAAAAAGGGAAGCAAGAGCCAAAATATAAACCACAATATCTTGGTTTAATTTTACCCCGTGAAAAATTGTATAAAAAAATTGATGAACGCTATGATAAGATGATTGAGAATGGTCTTGTAGAAGAAGTGAAAGATATTTTGGATATGGGTTTTAACCCTGATTGTTACGGTTTACGGACGATTGGTTATAAAGAAATCGTAAAATTTTTACAAAGAGAATGGGATTTAAAGACCGCCATTGAAAAAGCAAAACAACATACTCGCAATTTTGCCAAAAGGCAGGTTACCTGGTTTAAGAAAATTTCTGGAATAAATTGGTATAATCCTGAAAATTTATCTGCCAATAATATTTTAATAAATTTGATTAAAAATTTATCAGCGAATCGTTTTTAATTTTTCTCTGACAATCTTTTCCACCAATTCAATTTCCTGTTCAATTGTCAAATTTGTTGTGTCAACGACGATGGCATCTTCCGCCTTTTTTAATGGTGAATGTTCACGGCTTGAGTCATAATCATCACGGTATTTTAAATTATTTAAAGATTCTTCAAAACTAATGTTTATCCCTTTTTCCTGTAATTCTTTCCTTCTTCGTTCCGCCCTTGTGGGCAAGTCTGCATCCATAAAAATCTTGACCTGGGCATCAGGAAATACAACAGTTGCCATATCCCTACCTTCACATACGATATTTTTGCCCTGAGCAATTTCTCTTTGTCTTTTTACCATCCAATCCCGAATTTCCTTTATTGCTGAGATTGGAGAGACCAGGTCATTTACTTCAGGCGAACGAATCTCTTTACTTACATCCTCGCCATCGAGAAAAACCTTAAGGTCGTCATTTTGTTTAATTAATTCAATTGTAGTATTTTTTAGCAATCTGGCGATTAGATTTAAATCAATATCATCGTTTCTTCCTTTTTTCGCCCGCAGGTATTTCAGGGTGAATGCCCGGTACATTGCACCGGTATCAAGATAAAAAAATTGAAGTTTTTTTGCAACGCCTTTGGCGGTTGTGCTTTTACCTGAACCTGCCTTGCCGTCAATGGCAACTATAAAACCTACCATTAAATCTCTTTAAGTCCCAATTTTGAATAATATTTTTTGTAAAAATTACGATATTCTCCACTCTGGGCATTTTTTAGCCATTTCTGATTTTTGCGATACCATTCAATTGTTCTTTTTATGCCCGTTTCAAAAGAAATCTTGGGATGCCAGCCAATTTGACGCCTGATTTTCCCCAGGGATAACGAATACCTTCTATCATGACCGGGTCGGTCTTTTACGAATGTGATCAGACTTTCAGATTTGTTTAATAATTTTAGAATAAATCTAACCACAAATAAATTCGTTAATTCGTTTTCGCCACCGATATTATAAACTTCGCCGATTCTTCCATAATGGAAAACAAGGTCTATTGCTTCACAATTATCTTCAACATATAACCAGTCCCTCACATTCATTCCGTCACCATAGACAGGAACTTTTTTATTATTCATAGCGTTCAGGATAACGAGGGGAATCAATTTTTCGGGGAACTGATACGGACCGTAGTTATTGGATGAGCGGGTTATGAGAATGGGCAATCCATGGGTTTTATAATACGACAATACAAGGGCATCAGCCCCGGCTTTGCTTGCTGCATATGGACTTGAAGGATCAAGTGGACTATCTTCGCGAAAACTTCCGCGCAGGATAGACCCATAGACTTCATCAGTGGATATCTGTAAAAATTTTTTAACATTATATTTTAAAGAAAGATTTAATAATACACCGACTCCAATAACATTTGTTTTTATAAATGGGGCAGGGCTCATTATACTGCGGTCAACATGGGTTTCTGCTGCAAAATTTATGACTGCCTCGGGTCTGAATTTTTCGAATATATGGCGCATTACCGAGGCTGAACTTATGTCCGCACGGATAAAATGATAATTTCCTTTCTTCTCCAGCCCTTTTAAATTCTCAAGATTCCCAGCATAAGTAAGTTTATCAACATTTAATATTTTGTAATAAGGATGCTTGCAATTGAAGTATCGTATAAAATTTGATCCTATGAACCCACAACCACCAGTGATTAATACCCTCATAACAATTTCGGATTTCGGATTTCGGATTTCGGATTTAATAAATTATCCATCTTTTCTCGTCCAGTCATAGGGGATGTCAGAATCATGTGGTGGCTTACGATATTCATCAGGATTTTTATAATTATAGCATTCGGTAACAATGTTGATTATTATGCACTCTTCTTCGCTAATGCACTTGAATCCGTGCCAGATGAGTTTGGGAATATGCACAAGAATATGATTATGGTCTCCTACATAGAATTCATTTATTATGCCTCTGGTTGGGCTATCTTTACGGTCATCATATAGAACAATCTTCGCCATACCTTTTATCACTGTCATATTATCGTTTTGAAGTTTATGATAATGCCATGCCTTGACCACACCGGGATAGGCAGTAGTTATATATACCTGCCCGAATTTCTCAAAACATTCATCATCGTTTCTAAGCACTTCCATTAATCTGCCGCGTTCATCTGGTAATAATCTTAAAACCTTTACTTTAACACCATTGATCAATTCTTTCCCTCTGAACCCGATTATCTCTTTCATTCTACAATCTCCACAAAACTCTGGTCACCAAGGTAAAATCGGTGACAGCGTGGTGAGTTATTTGTTTGATTGATTGTTACATTCCTGCCAATTATTGAGCGGTCAATTCTTTTATTCAGGTTCTTAATTTTTGCCCCTTCCATTATCACACTGCATTCAACCTCGGAATTTTGAATAACAGCATTATCACCGATTGATGTGAAGGGACCTATGAATGCATTTTTAATAATGACATTTTTCCCAATAACTGCTGGACCACGAATCATACTCTTTTCAATCTTCGTTCCTTCTCCAATAATTATCCTGCCATTCAACACAGAATCCACCAGGGTACCCTGGTTTGATGTTTCAATATCTTCAAGGATTAGTAGATTTGCTTCAATTATGTCTTCTGGTTTTCCTGTATCTTTCCACCATCCTTTTACCCGGTCAGATAGAACATTGAATTTGTTATCAAGGAGCCACTGGATCGCATCGGTTATTTCAAGTTCGTTACGCCACGAAGGCTTAATATTTTCTATTGCTGTAAAGATGTTTTTGTTGAATAGATAAACACCCACCAGGGCTAAATTTGATGGTGGCTCTTTGGGTTTCTCAATGAGTTTTTTTACGAACCCTTTTTCATCAACAACTGCCACACCAAATTCCTGAGGATTGTTGACTTCGGTTAATAGAATCAAAGCATCTGGGTTGTTCTTTTTGAACTTCTCTACGAATTCATTAACTCCTTCTTTTAAAATGTTATCACCGAGATACATAATAAATGGTTCATCTTTAAGAAAATCTTTTGAGACTTTTATTGCATGTGCCAGGCCTAAAGGTGCAGGTTGATAGATATATTCAATCTTTATATTCCACCTTGAACCATCACCAACAGTATTTTTTACTTCTTCTTTAGTCTCACCAACAACGATGCCAAGTTCTTTTATACCTGCATTTACAATAGATTCAATACCATAAAAGATTATGGGTTTATTTGCTATTGGAATTAGTTGTTTGGCACTCGTGTAAGTCAAGGGTCTGAGACGTGTGCCAAAACCACCTGAGAGTATCAGTCCTTTCATTTTATTTTTTGATTATAACTATAATTTGACAAAAGTCAAGTTATTTTTTATTTACTTGTTGACTTCAAAGGAATTTTTGTTAAAATATGGCATGCGAAAAATTGCAATCTGTAATCAAAAGGGTGGTGTGGGTAAGACGGCTACGGCGGTGAATTTGTCAGCAGGGCTTTCCCTTGCAGAAAAAAGGACGCTGCTTGTTGATTTTGACCCTCAGGCAAATGCTACAAGTGGTGTGGGCATTGATTATAAAAATTTAGAAATTTCGGTTTACGATTGTTTATTTGAGCCTGAACTTGTTAACAAGGCAATCATAAAGACAAAATATCTTTATCTTTCAGTTTTACCTTCCACTCCTGACCTGGTGGGTGCTGAGGTTGAGCTTGTTTCTGAAAATGAAAGAGAGAGAAAATTAAAAAATGTTTTAAACAAAATTGAAAATGAATATGATTTTGCAATCATTGATTGCCCACCTTCATTGGGACTGCTAACTTTAAATGCTCTTGCCTCCTGTGATAGTGTAATTGTGCCGATCCAGTGCGAATATTATGCGCTTGAAGGGCTTGAGAAGTTATTGAAGACATTGAAGTCGGTAAAGGAAAATTTAAATTTAAATTTAAAGATTGAAGGAATTCTTTTGACAATGTATGATGCAAGATTAAATTTGTCCAAGGATGTTGTTGAAGAGATAAAGGAACATTTTGCTGGTTCGGTTTTTGAAACAATAATTCCGCGGTCAGTTCGTATTGCCGAGGCACCATCATTTGGCAAATCTGTTTTACACTATAACATATCTTCTTCAGGTGCCCAGGCATATCTTCATTTAACAAAGGAGATTTTGAACCATGCGTAAAAGGGCACTCGGTAGAGGGATTGAGGCGTTGATTTCTAAAGATGAAAAGACTGTATTGCAAGAAGGATTCAGAATGATTCCCATAACAGATATCCAACCGAATCCATATCAGCCGAGAGAAAAAATTACTGAAGAGAGTATCAGGGAACTTGTTAATTCAATAAAAGAAAAAGGTATAATTGAGCCCGTTATTGTAAAACGATATAATGATAAGTATATCCTTGCTGCGGGTGAAAGACGATTCAGGGCAGCACAACTCGCAGGGTTAAAAGAACTTCCCGCAATTATTAAAAACCTTTCTGAGCAGGAGTTGCTTGAAATTGGATTGATTGAAAATCTCCACCGGGAAGATTTGAATCCGATGGAAGAAGCACTTGCTTACGAACAATTAAATAAAAAATTCAATCTGACTCATGAGCAGATTGCTCAGATTGTTGGAAAAGACCGTTCTACTATTACGAATGTCCTTCGGTTGTTAACCCTGCCTGAAAAGATAAAGGATTATTTAAGAAAGAATTTGATACAGGAGGGACATGCAAGGGCAATACTGTCGCTCGATAACGAAATAAAGATGTTGCAGATTGCTGACAAGATTGTTCGCGAACAATTATCAGTCAGGGAAACAGAAAAGTTGATAAAAAAATGGTCAAAACTACCAAAGATAAGACCGGGCAAAGAGAAAGAACCCAATCTATTGATACTTGAGGATGAATTGTCCAAGATTTTGCGGACAAAAGTTACGGTTGAATGGAAGAAAAATAAAGGAACGATAACTATCTATTGTTTAAGCCTTGAAGATTTTAATCGTATCTATGATCTTTTAAGAAAAATTAGGAAATTATAAAGGAGGTTGAATGTATCAGGGTTCTTATGTTGCGATAGTCACCCCGTTCAAGGATGATAAACTTGATGAAGGTGGTTTGAGAAAAAATTTACAATTCTTGATTAAAAATGGTTCAGATGGCATTGTTGCCTGTGCTACAACCGGAGAGAGTCCAAGTTTAAGCGATGATGAGTATGAGAGAATCATAAAGATTTGCCTTGAAGAAACAGGTGGAAAGATTCCGGTCATAGCGGGTGCAGGCACAAATTCAACGATAAAGACGATAAAGACAGCACAGAAGGCGCAAAAGATTGGTGCCCAGGGATTATTGATTGTTACACCATACTATAACAAACCAACTCAGCAGGGATTGTATCAGCATTATAAGGCAGTGAGCGGTGAGACCGATTTGCCGATAATCATCTACAATGTTCCGGGCAGAACCGGTGTAAATATTTTGCCTCAGACTGTCACAAAACTTGCAAAAGATTGCAAAAATATTGTAGCAATAAAAGAGGCAAGTGGTAATCTTGACCAGGTGTCAGAACTTGTAAACCTTGTTGGCGATGACTTTGATATTCTTTCGGGAGACGATTCATTGACACTACCTATGCTTGCAATTGGTGCCAAGGGTGTTATTTCGGTTATTGCCAATATCTTCCCGAAAGAAGTTGCTGATATGTGCCATTTATTTATTCAGGGTAGATTTGAAGAGGCAAAGAAACTTCACATAAAAATGTTTCCGGTGGTGAAGGCACTTTTCATTGAGACAAATCCGATACCGGTGAAAAAGGCAATGGAATTGATGGGACTTTACTCCGGCAATCCGAGGCTTCCACTTGTGCCAATGAGCGAAGAAAATACCGCTATTTTACGCAAAAGGCTTTTGGAATACGGAGTGAAGGTATGTTAAAAATTGTTCTTTGCGGTGCTGCAGGCAGAATGGGGAGAGAAATTATTTCTATCGTCCAGAAGAGTGAACATGTTAAAATAATTGCGGGCATTGAAGATAAATCAAATCCAATGGTGAACAAAAGGATTGAAGATATACCAATTTACAATGAACTTTTATCAGTGATTGAACAGGCTGATTGTATTGTTGAATTTACAAACCATATTGCCACAATGGAGAATTTGAGAAAATCAGCGTCTTACAAAAAACCTTATTGCATTGGCACGACCGGGTTTTCCAAAACCGAGATTGATGAGATAAAAGAATTTTCAAGGTCGTTCCCTATTTTTTTGAGCCCCAATATGTCACTAGGTGTTAACCATCTTTTGAATCTCGTTAAGAACACTGCGCAGGTTCTCTCGGATTATGATATTGAGATAATTGAAACACATCACCAGGCTAAAAAGGATGCACCATCAGGCACCGCACTGGCAATTGCCGATAAAATAAAAGAAGTGAAACCGGGGATAAATATTATTTACGGCCGACATGGAATGGGAGACGGCCGGAATAAGAATGAATTGTGTATAAATGCAGTCAGGGGCGGTGATGTTGTTGGTGAACATAGAATTTTATTTTTAGGTAAAGGTGAATTTTTAGAGATAAGACATTATGCAACGAGCAGGCAATGCTTTGCCTCGGGCACGATTGAGGCGGTTAAATTTATTGTGAAGCAGAGAACTGGATTATATACAATGCAGGATTTATTAAAGTATACAACAAATGGAATCCATTGACAACCTTTTTCTGTTTTATATAATCAACTGGATTAAAAAAGGAGGCTCAATTGGTCTGGAAGAGCGGAATAACCAAGATTGAACCAAACCATATTGTGACGAAGGGCTATCGTCAGGAAGATCTGATTGGTAATGTTCCTTTTGCATCTGCCTTTTTTTTGTTAATAAAAGGGAGACTGCCTGATGAGAGAGAAGCGAGAATGATTGATGCAATAATCACTTCTTCAATTGACCATGGCACAACACCGCCATCAACCCATGCCACAAGAATTGTTGCCTCTGCAGGTGTCCCCCTGCCGACTGCGGTTGCTGCAGGAATTCTTGCCGTGGGTGATGTGCACGGCGGTGCAATTGAAGATTCAGCAAGGATTTTGCAAGAGTGGGTAAAGAAAATGAAGAAAGAGAACTGGAATTATGAACAGACCGCCTGTGATTTACTCAATCATTTAAAGTCCGCAGGGAAATATATGCCTGGATTTGGACACAGGATTCATACCCAGGACCCAAGGACAAAAAAACTTTTTGCCCTTGCAGATGAACTGAATATTGCCAGCGACCACATAAGATTGACCAAGGCGATTGAATCGGAATTTGCAAAGACAAAACCGCTGCCCGTGAATGTTGATGGAGCAATTGCTGCAATCATATCAGATATGGATTTTGATTGGCGCCTGGGAAAGGCGTTCTTCTTGCTGGGTAGATGTGCAGGACTCATTGCCCATGCCCATGAAGAAATCACACGCGAAAAACCGATGAGGCGGATGTGTGAACAGGAAGTAGAGTATGATGGACCATGGGAAAAGGACATAGGTGCAAATGCCTAAAAGTCCAAAATACCTAAATACCTAAATAATATGACAATCGTAGAGAAAATTTTAGCAAGGGCGAGTGGAAAAAAGAAGGTGATTCCCAATGAGATTGTGATGGCAAAGGTGGATGTGGCAATGTCCCATGAGAATGCAGATGTAGTATTGAAATCATTTCAGGAGATAGGAGTAAGGAGAGTTTGGGATCCAGAAAAGATCGTAATTTTGTTTGATCACCGAATTCCCGCTGAATCTGAGAAGACTGCCACTACCCACAAGCGGATAAGAGAATTTGTAAGGGAGCAGGGTATTAAATATTTCTATGATTTAAAAGAGGGAATTTGTCATCAGATTCTTTCTGAATTCGGACATTGCCGACCTGGAGAGGTTCTTGTTGGGACTGATTCTCATACGACCACCCATGGTGCATTTGGAACATTTGCCACCGGGATAGGGGGAACAGAGATGGCAGGTGTATGGGCAACTGGAGAATTGTGGTTAAAAGTACCTGAATCATTTAAGATAACCGTAAAAGGCAAATTTCGTAAGTATGTTTCCGCAAAGGATTTGATTCTTTATATAATCGGGCAATTGAAGGCGGATGGAGCGGATTATAAATCCGTTGAATTCTGCGGTCCAGCGATTGCAGAGATGTCAATTTCATCAAGAATGGTCTTGACAAATCTTTCAATGGAGATGGGGGCGAAGAATGCATTTGTATCGCCAGATGAGAAGACGATAGAATTTGTGAAAAAGACTACAGATAAACGATTTGAAGTTATACTGCCGGATAAAGATGCTGAATATGTTCAGACTTTTGAATATGATCTTGCTGATTTGCAATCGCAGATCGCCTGTCCGCATTCGGTAGATAATGTTAAACCGGTAAAAGAAGTAGCGGGTTTAAAAATTCATCAGGTATTGATTGGTTCCTGCACAAATGGCAGGCTTGAAGATTTGAAGGTCGCTGCAGAAATCCTTGAAGATAAAAAAATTCATCCTGATGTTCGCCTTCTCGTTATTCCCGCATCGCGCAGGGTCTATCTTGAGGCATTGAGAGCCGGATATATTGAAATATTTATAAAGGCAGGGGCACTCGTTTTAAATCCAGGTTGTGGTCCCTGTCTCGGAGCACATCAAGGTTTGCTTGCATCAGGTGAGGTTTGTATTTCTACAACGAATCGTAATTTCAAGGGTAGGATGGGAAGCCCGGATTCTTATATCTACTTGGCATCTCCAGCGACTGCAGCAATATCAGCGGTCAAAGGTGAAATTGCTGAGCCACTATGATTAAAGGTCGTGTATATAAGTTTGGTGATAATATAAACACCGATGATATCTACCCCGGCCGGTATCTTTCCATTACTACTGACCGACAGGAGATGGCTAAACATTGTTTTGAACTTGCCTATCCTGATTTTTTGAAGAATGCGAAACCAGGAGATATCATCGTTGCGGGAAAGAATTTTGGTTGTGGTTCTTCACGGGAGCAGGCAGCGACCTGTTTGAAATATTTTGGTATAAGTGTCGTAATCGCTGAATCCTTTGCAAGAATTTTTTACCGTAATGCCATAAATCTTGGACTGCCAATATTGATTGCCCCGGATATAACAAAAAAAGTTGAACATAACGACCCACTTGAAGTAGAATTAGAAAAGGGTATAATAAAAAATATGAGGACGAATGAAGAAATAAAAGGTATTCCATTACCTTCATTTGTTCTTGAAATTCTTAATGAAGGTGGATTGGTTCCCTATTTGAAGAAAAAATTGAGTCTAACTGAAAAGGGGGGAGGTAAATGAGATACAGACTTATTAAAGATGAGATTGCCTATACCGGTGAACAGTTAAGGAGTAATTTTGCCTATACTACATTTGGTATTGTAGGTGATTCAATAATTGCTTTTTGTGGACCCTGTGATGTTAAACTTAAAGAGATGGTCGATATTGAAGACCTGAAAGCTGGTAAGGCAATCTATTCTGAATATATGCTCCACTTTATTGTGGAACACTATGATACTGATATTGAAAAGATAATTCTCAGACAATTGATTCTTACCTGTATTGTTCGTGATGCAATAAATGAAATAAAGGGAAAGCTCATTGTAAAAAGGGTAAATTCTGATTTATACGAAGATGATGCAAAACTTTCTATCTCAGTTGCTACTGTTTCGCCTCTGTCTTCTCTTATCCATTTTGGTATTAACATCACATCCACGAATACACCTGTGAAGACAAAAGGGCTCAAAGACTATGATATTGAGCCTTATGAATTTGCCAATCTGGTCATGGATAGATATACAAAGGAGATTGAGAAAATAAATACAGCAAGATGTAAGGTGAGATGGGTGCAGTGAAAATGCAGTATCACCCTGATTAAAATCAGGGTTCGCAGGAGACGCAGTATCGCTACGCTTGCCGAAGGCATTGCCTAAAAAGAAGTGGTAATGCAAATCCTGATTTTTTTTAGGAATAATTATGCAATTTTTACAATAAGATTATGACTGGATTTATCCGGGAGATTTTTACTTCAATACAGGGTGAAGGCGTCAGGGTAGGACAGAGGATGACCTTTGTTCGTTTTTTGGGTTGCAATCTATCCTGCAATTATTGTGATGTCCCTGAGTGCCAGAAAAAAGAAGGTAAATTTTTTTATAAAAACAAAAGTTATGATAATCCAGTGGAATTAGATTTTATTCTGGATAAGATTTGTGACGATATAATTTCTTTAACCGGTGGTGAACCTCTGCTCCAGCCTTTGTTTTTGCTGGATTTGTGCAAAGAATTGAAAAGGAGGGGTAAAATAATTTATCTTGAGACAAATGGAACACTACCCGGGGCATTTGAAATGTTGGTCGACCACATTGATATAGTTGCACTGGATTTTAAAATACCAACTGCTACGGGCAGACCGGGTATGTGGAAAAAACATGAAGAGATGTTAAAAATGGCAGCAAAAAAAGAAGTCTTTGTAAAGATGGTAATTAACGAAAATCTAATACCCAGAGAACTTGAACAGGCGGTTTCAATAATTGAGAAGATAGATAGAAATATCCCGCTTGTTATTCAACCAGTTTTTGGAAGTAAAATACCAAATATCCTTGATATCCAGAAGAAGGCACTTGAGAGATTGAGTGATGTCCGTATCA
Coding sequences within it:
- the miaA gene encoding tRNA (adenosine(37)-N6)-dimethylallyltransferase MiaA, which gives rise to MREIITIIGPTAVGKTEIAIKIAEYFNGEIISADSRQVYKYLNIGTAKPTQEQRKRVIFHLIDFLELDQNYSCGQFARDAERLIEEITAQGKMPVVCGGTGLYIRALFNPLHQLPRADKELKEQLQNMLKEKGLEYLYKELLAVDPEWARRVGPHDKQRILRGLEVYEITKKPLSELIKKGKQEPKYKPQYLGLILPREKLYKKIDERYDKMIENGLVEEVKDILDMGFNPDCYGLRTIGYKEIVKFLQREWDLKTAIEKAKQHTRNFAKRQVTWFKKISGINWYNPENLSANNILINLIKNLSANRF
- the cmk gene encoding (d)CMP kinase, which translates into the protein MVGFIVAIDGKAGSGKSTTAKGVAKKLQFFYLDTGAMYRAFTLKYLRAKKGRNDDIDLNLIARLLKNTTIELIKQNDDLKVFLDGEDVSKEIRSPEVNDLVSPISAIKEIRDWMVKRQREIAQGKNIVCEGRDMATVVFPDAQVKIFMDADLPTRAERRRKELQEKGINISFEESLNNLKYRDDYDSSREHSPLKKAEDAIVVDTTNLTIEQEIELVEKIVREKLKTIR
- the rfbB gene encoding dTDP-glucose 4,6-dehydratase, which codes for MRVLITGGCGFIGSNFIRYFNCKHPYYKILNVDKLTYAGNLENLKGLEKKGNYHFIRADISSASVMRHIFEKFRPEAVINFAAETHVDRSIMSPAPFIKTNVIGVGVLLNLSLKYNVKKFLQISTDEVYGSILRGSFREDSPLDPSSPYAASKAGADALVLSYYKTHGLPILITRSSNNYGPYQFPEKLIPLVILNAMNNKKVPVYGDGMNVRDWLYVEDNCEAIDLVFHYGRIGEVYNIGGENELTNLFVVRFILKLLNKSESLITFVKDRPGHDRRYSLSLGKIRRQIGWHPKISFETGIKRTIEWYRKNQKWLKNAQSGEYRNFYKKYYSKLGLKEI
- a CDS encoding dTDP-4-dehydrorhamnose 3,5-epimerase family protein; translated protein: MKEIIGFRGKELINGVKVKVLRLLPDERGRLMEVLRNDDECFEKFGQVYITTAYPGVVKAWHYHKLQNDNMTVIKGMAKIVLYDDRKDSPTRGIINEFYVGDHNHILVHIPKLIWHGFKCISEEECIIINIVTECYNYKNPDEYRKPPHDSDIPYDWTRKDG
- a CDS encoding glucose-1-phosphate thymidylyltransferase, with the translated sequence MKGLILSGGFGTRLRPLTYTSAKQLIPIANKPIIFYGIESIVNAGIKELGIVVGETKEEVKNTVGDGSRWNIKIEYIYQPAPLGLAHAIKVSKDFLKDEPFIMYLGDNILKEGVNEFVEKFKKNNPDALILLTEVNNPQEFGVAVVDEKGFVKKLIEKPKEPPSNLALVGVYLFNKNIFTAIENIKPSWRNELEITDAIQWLLDNKFNVLSDRVKGWWKDTGKPEDIIEANLLILEDIETSNQGTLVDSVLNGRIIIGEGTKIEKSMIRGPAVIGKNVIIKNAFIGPFTSIGDNAVIQNSEVECSVIMEGAKIKNLNKRIDRSIIGRNVTINQTNNSPRCHRFYLGDQSFVEIVE
- a CDS encoding AAA family ATPase — protein: MRKIAICNQKGGVGKTATAVNLSAGLSLAEKRTLLVDFDPQANATSGVGIDYKNLEISVYDCLFEPELVNKAIIKTKYLYLSVLPSTPDLVGAEVELVSENERERKLKNVLNKIENEYDFAIIDCPPSLGLLTLNALASCDSVIVPIQCEYYALEGLEKLLKTLKSVKENLNLNLKIEGILLTMYDARLNLSKDVVEEIKEHFAGSVFETIIPRSVRIAEAPSFGKSVLHYNISSSGAQAYLHLTKEILNHA
- a CDS encoding ParB/RepB/Spo0J family partition protein, producing the protein MRKRALGRGIEALISKDEKTVLQEGFRMIPITDIQPNPYQPREKITEESIRELVNSIKEKGIIEPVIVKRYNDKYILAAGERRFRAAQLAGLKELPAIIKNLSEQELLEIGLIENLHREDLNPMEEALAYEQLNKKFNLTHEQIAQIVGKDRSTITNVLRLLTLPEKIKDYLRKNLIQEGHARAILSLDNEIKMLQIADKIVREQLSVRETEKLIKKWSKLPKIRPGKEKEPNLLILEDELSKILRTKVTVEWKKNKGTITIYCLSLEDFNRIYDLLRKIRKL
- the dapA gene encoding 4-hydroxy-tetrahydrodipicolinate synthase, yielding MYQGSYVAIVTPFKDDKLDEGGLRKNLQFLIKNGSDGIVACATTGESPSLSDDEYERIIKICLEETGGKIPVIAGAGTNSTIKTIKTAQKAQKIGAQGLLIVTPYYNKPTQQGLYQHYKAVSGETDLPIIIYNVPGRTGVNILPQTVTKLAKDCKNIVAIKEASGNLDQVSELVNLVGDDFDILSGDDSLTLPMLAIGAKGVISVIANIFPKEVADMCHLFIQGRFEEAKKLHIKMFPVVKALFIETNPIPVKKAMELMGLYSGNPRLPLVPMSEENTAILRKRLLEYGVKVC
- the dapB gene encoding 4-hydroxy-tetrahydrodipicolinate reductase, yielding MLKIVLCGAAGRMGREIISIVQKSEHVKIIAGIEDKSNPMVNKRIEDIPIYNELLSVIEQADCIVEFTNHIATMENLRKSASYKKPYCIGTTGFSKTEIDEIKEFSRSFPIFLSPNMSLGVNHLLNLVKNTAQVLSDYDIEIIETHHQAKKDAPSGTALAIADKIKEVKPGINIIYGRHGMGDGRNKNELCINAVRGGDVVGEHRILFLGKGEFLEIRHYATSRQCFASGTIEAVKFIVKQRTGLYTMQDLLKYTTNGIH
- a CDS encoding citryl-CoA lyase, whose protein sequence is MVWKSGITKIEPNHIVTKGYRQEDLIGNVPFASAFFLLIKGRLPDEREARMIDAIITSSIDHGTTPPSTHATRIVASAGVPLPTAVAAGILAVGDVHGGAIEDSARILQEWVKKMKKENWNYEQTACDLLNHLKSAGKYMPGFGHRIHTQDPRTKKLFALADELNIASDHIRLTKAIESEFAKTKPLPVNVDGAIAAIISDMDFDWRLGKAFFLLGRCAGLIAHAHEEITREKPMRRMCEQEVEYDGPWEKDIGANA
- a CDS encoding 3-isopropylmalate dehydratase large subunit, which codes for MTIVEKILARASGKKKVIPNEIVMAKVDVAMSHENADVVLKSFQEIGVRRVWDPEKIVILFDHRIPAESEKTATTHKRIREFVREQGIKYFYDLKEGICHQILSEFGHCRPGEVLVGTDSHTTTHGAFGTFATGIGGTEMAGVWATGELWLKVPESFKITVKGKFRKYVSAKDLILYIIGQLKADGADYKSVEFCGPAIAEMSISSRMVLTNLSMEMGAKNAFVSPDEKTIEFVKKTTDKRFEVILPDKDAEYVQTFEYDLADLQSQIACPHSVDNVKPVKEVAGLKIHQVLIGSCTNGRLEDLKVAAEILEDKKIHPDVRLLVIPASRRVYLEALRAGYIEIFIKAGALVLNPGCGPCLGAHQGLLASGEVCISTTNRNFKGRMGSPDSYIYLASPATAAISAVKGEIAEPL